In the Candidatus Electrothrix sp. GW3-4 genome, one interval contains:
- a CDS encoding Hpt domain-containing protein, producing the protein MNSSVGSEIVTGFIGEVEGYLPDMSRCLQTLQQDRAHRPSLAELHRITHTIKGAAAMVGLDDLSGVGEILEKVMENVLGASLVLDDETILLLGDATHCIDSYCTMQRAGQPDDRLFQKTVARIEEKLCQCTDGSGTGENNTEQSSTEQSNPEAILYDQEEEDLLETVPDDVKGVKSVQDFPEDDAVDFFVEADSEISKEPDSERLLDDISVSDLLAGEDVEDELLFQEVEDLEEEDDLFGSVVTEYTEQSETVEDAAALPESTEMDQDDVAGEAIDPELLQCFQEETEDHLENIDSCLISLDSQISESVALTPSTQETLHSLRRSVHTLKGAAAVIGIEPVAAWGHDFEDFLDWLHDEAQQLDPITVAALREGADLLASLAEEPALQAEQERQRILGKFADITKAFSSGLLGDEQDEENVLEPSQNGASDSFPAADTEEVSEEAGGLFDDLDLASSASPAEDVEDELLFQEVEDLEEEDDLFGSVVTEHTEQSETVEDAAALPESTEMDQDDVAGEAIDPELLQCFQEETEDHLENIDSCLISLDSQISESVALTPSTQETLHSLRRSVHTLKGAAAVIGIEPVAAWGHDFEDFLDWLHDEAQRLDPITLVALREGADLLASLAEEPALQTEQERQRIIGNFADITEAFSSGLTVSEDDDETVNALELPEDRGADDFFTETDSEGGDKAGPESLFNELSLSDSSAGLELEDDELLLQDVEEDEDDFFGSVVAGLSASPEDIFTERAETGQGEAGAEATDPELLECFREETEEHLENIDSCLNRLGVQITAPVELTSTTRETLHSLRRSVHTLKGAAAVIGIEPVAAWGHDFEDFLDWLHDESQRLDPSLISLLRDGADLLAKLAEDPAYSVEKRKSDLTGQFYAVIEGDASAEDTSLFEAQEDIVDQDFFPEENLAAKENTLEESQAGENADNFFDELPVPPADEGENDPLELDPESAFASLPELSESVHKLSGGEEIDEELLQCFHEEAEEHLDNIDRQLNHLGMTVSGEAELTDLKRGSLHSIRRSVHTLKGAAAVIGIDQIAAWGHDFEDFLDWLHDEARGIRPQVVEAMQEGADILVRLVEKPNQSLRADQQHILKKFGAITAGDLGESPAHNREEETAADAGLSAFAEPVVEQKVKTAPRQQRQLKKTITLRVDVNRIDQMVGLSGDMVINLSSFEDSMEAMSGTMKELDMILQRLKNINSSLEAGYELASIPHLGGPDDGQSSGLTEDFDPLEMDRYSELNILIRSLSEAVSDLDSIMAQNVLDNVTWQKTVERQGMVLKELQNRMMGVRMTPLLALSNRMHRTVREAERTTGHPARLTIEGESIMMDTRVWDIMADPLMHILRNAVAHGGRLPQKAGWQALSITIKAIRKGGLCILRVSDNGTGLDYEAIRVKGMKLYPNDRVNLMSDSELAELIFRHGFSSTGSITNIAGRGVGMDVVRDAIDQLNGSIELISERGQGTEFIMRLPVAVAQLPAILARLGTQIYAIPMHDVASVARVTPEEKKGSEYTFDGETMPLLHLAKVPGFETGSGYVEESLSEEDQALLIVHTGRKRAALFCEQLIGQRDVVFKDLGTHLKNVPCISGVTIMGDGALIPILQVEEVLHKWSSVVQRQDERSAVRSVQERGPLHILVVDDSISVRKVVSNFITQQGWIPVAARNGIEAVEKVREEKPDVILLDVEMPRMNGFEVLQALQAQPEYRDIPVAMLTSRSADKYQEKARELGARGFMTKPFKADEVIRFIRKETANEQV; encoded by the coding sequence ATGAATAGCAGTGTGGGCAGTGAAATCGTGACTGGATTTATCGGGGAGGTGGAAGGTTACCTTCCTGATATGAGCCGTTGCCTTCAGACCCTGCAGCAGGATCGCGCGCATAGACCGTCATTAGCAGAACTGCATCGGATAACCCATACCATCAAGGGGGCAGCCGCTATGGTTGGCCTGGACGACTTGAGTGGGGTCGGTGAAATCCTGGAAAAAGTGATGGAGAATGTTCTTGGGGCTTCTTTGGTCTTGGACGATGAAACCATCCTTCTTTTAGGAGACGCAACGCATTGTATTGACAGCTACTGCACGATGCAGCGTGCTGGACAGCCTGATGATCGGCTCTTCCAGAAAACCGTTGCCAGAATTGAGGAAAAACTCTGTCAGTGTACTGACGGATCTGGAACGGGTGAGAATAATACAGAACAAAGTAGTACGGAACAAAGCAATCCCGAAGCTATCCTTTATGATCAAGAAGAAGAGGATCTGCTGGAAACTGTGCCGGATGATGTAAAGGGTGTAAAGAGCGTTCAGGATTTCCCTGAGGACGATGCAGTCGATTTCTTTGTTGAGGCTGACAGCGAAATTTCAAAAGAGCCAGACTCTGAGCGTTTGTTGGATGATATTTCTGTGTCTGATTTACTGGCTGGGGAGGATGTGGAAGATGAACTTCTTTTTCAGGAAGTTGAGGATCTTGAAGAGGAAGATGATCTGTTTGGCTCCGTTGTAACAGAATATACAGAACAGTCAGAGACCGTTGAAGATGCGGCCGCTTTGCCCGAGTCCACTGAGATGGATCAGGATGATGTCGCAGGAGAGGCGATTGACCCTGAACTGTTACAATGTTTTCAAGAGGAGACAGAGGATCATTTAGAGAATATCGACAGCTGTCTGATCAGTCTTGATTCCCAGATTAGCGAGTCTGTTGCACTTACGCCGTCTACTCAGGAAACCCTCCATTCCCTTCGTCGCTCTGTGCATACCCTCAAAGGGGCTGCCGCAGTCATTGGTATTGAACCGGTTGCAGCCTGGGGTCATGATTTTGAGGATTTTCTTGACTGGCTGCATGATGAGGCGCAGCAGCTTGACCCCATTACGGTTGCTGCTCTCCGGGAAGGGGCTGACCTCTTGGCCTCCCTGGCTGAAGAGCCCGCATTGCAAGCTGAGCAAGAAAGACAACGAATCCTCGGGAAATTTGCCGATATTACAAAGGCCTTTTCCTCAGGCCTTCTGGGGGACGAGCAGGATGAGGAGAATGTATTAGAGCCGTCGCAAAATGGTGCATCTGATTCTTTTCCTGCGGCCGACACAGAAGAAGTATCAGAAGAGGCTGGTGGTCTTTTTGACGATCTTGATCTTGCTTCATCTGCCTCTCCAGCTGAGGATGTGGAAGATGAACTTCTTTTTCAGGAAGTTGAGGATCTTGAAGAGGAAGATGATCTGTTTGGTTCCGTTGTTACAGAACATACAGAACAGTCAGAGACCGTTGAAGATGCGGCCGCTTTGCCCGAGTCCACTGAGATGGATCAGGATGATGTCGCAGGAGAGGCGATTGACCCTGAACTGCTGCAATGTTTTCAAGAGGAGACAGAGGATCATTTAGAGAATATCGACAGCTGTCTGATCAGTCTTGATTCCCAGATTAGCGAGTCTGTTGCACTTACGCCGTCTACTCAGGAAACCCTCCATTCCCTTCGTCGCTCTGTGCATACCCTCAAAGGGGCTGCCGCAGTCATTGGTATTGAGCCGGTTGCAGCCTGGGGTCATGATTTTGAGGATTTTCTTGACTGGCTGCATGATGAGGCGCAGCGATTGGACCCCATTACGCTTGTTGCTCTCCGGGAAGGGGCTGACCTCTTGGCCTCCCTGGCTGAAGAGCCCGCATTGCAAACTGAGCAAGAAAGACAACGAATCATAGGAAATTTTGCCGATATTACAGAGGCCTTTTCCTCAGGCTTGACAGTCAGTGAGGATGATGACGAGACGGTGAATGCCTTAGAGTTGCCTGAAGACCGCGGCGCAGATGATTTTTTTACAGAGACAGATAGTGAAGGGGGGGATAAGGCAGGTCCAGAGAGCCTTTTTAACGAACTCTCATTGTCTGATTCATCGGCTGGGTTGGAGTTAGAGGACGACGAGCTCCTTCTTCAGGATGTTGAGGAAGATGAGGACGATTTTTTCGGCTCTGTCGTTGCTGGGTTATCTGCGTCGCCAGAAGATATCTTTACTGAAAGGGCAGAAACAGGACAAGGTGAAGCCGGAGCTGAGGCGACTGATCCAGAGTTACTGGAATGCTTTCGTGAGGAAACCGAAGAACATCTGGAGAATATCGATAGCTGTCTCAATCGACTGGGTGTTCAGATTACCGCGCCTGTGGAGCTCACTTCTACTACTCGGGAGACATTGCACTCCCTCCGTCGTTCCGTGCATACCCTTAAAGGTGCTGCCGCAGTCATTGGTATTGAACCGGTTGCAGCCTGGGGCCATGATTTTGAGGATTTTCTTGACTGGCTGCATGACGAATCACAAAGGCTGGATCCTTCTCTTATCTCCTTGCTCCGTGATGGGGCAGATTTGTTGGCAAAACTCGCTGAAGATCCAGCTTATTCGGTTGAAAAAAGAAAGAGTGATCTCACGGGACAGTTTTATGCTGTCATAGAAGGCGACGCAAGCGCAGAAGATACTTCCCTTTTTGAGGCGCAAGAGGACATTGTTGACCAAGATTTTTTTCCTGAAGAAAATCTTGCTGCGAAAGAAAATACCCTGGAAGAGTCGCAGGCCGGGGAGAACGCGGATAATTTTTTTGATGAACTCCCCGTTCCTCCTGCTGATGAAGGAGAAAATGACCCACTTGAGCTTGATCCAGAGAGTGCTTTTGCATCGTTACCAGAGTTGTCTGAATCTGTTCATAAACTCTCGGGTGGTGAAGAGATTGATGAAGAGCTCCTCCAATGTTTTCATGAGGAAGCAGAAGAACATCTTGACAATATTGACCGTCAACTGAATCACCTCGGCATGACTGTTTCTGGTGAGGCGGAACTCACTGATCTTAAACGTGGCTCACTCCATTCTATCCGACGCTCAGTGCATACCCTCAAAGGAGCAGCCGCAGTCATAGGCATTGATCAGATCGCAGCCTGGGGTCATGATTTCGAAGATTTCCTTGATTGGCTCCATGATGAGGCGCGAGGTATACGGCCACAAGTTGTGGAGGCAATGCAAGAGGGGGCTGATATCCTGGTTCGCCTTGTCGAGAAGCCGAATCAATCTCTTCGTGCTGATCAGCAACACATTCTGAAAAAATTTGGAGCAATTACCGCAGGTGATCTCGGGGAATCTCCTGCTCATAATAGAGAAGAGGAGACCGCAGCCGATGCAGGGCTGTCTGCCTTTGCTGAACCCGTTGTTGAGCAAAAGGTGAAGACCGCTCCTCGCCAGCAACGCCAACTGAAGAAGACAATAACGCTGCGCGTAGATGTCAACAGAATTGATCAGATGGTAGGGCTAAGCGGTGACATGGTTATTAACCTGAGTAGTTTTGAGGACTCAATGGAGGCCATGTCAGGAACGATGAAAGAGTTGGATATGATTCTTCAGCGCCTGAAAAATATCAACTCCAGTCTGGAAGCGGGATATGAACTTGCTTCGATCCCCCATCTTGGCGGTCCAGATGATGGCCAATCTTCAGGTCTCACCGAAGACTTTGATCCGCTGGAGATGGATAGATATTCCGAGTTGAATATCCTGATTCGTTCCTTGAGTGAGGCTGTCAGTGATCTTGATTCTATCATGGCTCAGAATGTCCTGGATAATGTGACATGGCAGAAAACTGTTGAGCGCCAGGGGATGGTTCTGAAGGAATTACAGAACAGGATGATGGGTGTTCGTATGACGCCTCTCTTGGCCTTGTCAAACAGAATGCACAGGACCGTGCGGGAAGCTGAGCGAACAACGGGACATCCTGCGCGATTAACTATTGAGGGGGAATCCATTATGATGGATACCCGGGTTTGGGACATTATGGCAGATCCCCTCATGCATATCCTCCGTAATGCAGTGGCGCATGGTGGACGTTTACCGCAAAAGGCTGGCTGGCAAGCGCTATCCATTACTATTAAAGCGATCAGAAAAGGAGGGTTATGCATTCTCCGGGTCAGTGACAACGGAACGGGCCTGGATTATGAGGCAATACGAGTCAAGGGCATGAAGCTCTATCCCAATGATCGGGTCAACCTGATGAGCGACAGTGAGCTGGCTGAGTTAATCTTCAGGCATGGTTTTTCCAGTACAGGTTCAATCACCAACATCGCTGGCCGTGGTGTTGGTATGGATGTTGTTCGCGATGCAATCGACCAGCTGAACGGCTCTATAGAACTTATATCTGAACGAGGGCAGGGGACTGAATTTATTATGCGCCTGCCGGTAGCTGTTGCCCAGCTGCCAGCTATTCTTGCCCGCTTGGGAACCCAGATTTACGCTATCCCGATGCATGATGTAGCCAGTGTTGCCCGGGTGACTCCTGAAGAGAAAAAGGGGAGCGAATATACCTTTGATGGGGAAACCATGCCTCTTCTCCATCTCGCCAAGGTGCCAGGCTTTGAGACAGGCAGTGGCTATGTTGAGGAAAGTCTCAGCGAAGAAGATCAAGCCCTCCTTATTGTCCACACCGGGCGAAAACGGGCAGCGCTTTTCTGTGAACAGCTCATCGGACAGAGAGACGTCGTTTTTAAGGATCTGGGGACTCACTTAAAGAATGTCCCCTGTATTTCAGGTGTTACCATTATGGGTGATGGTGCCCTGATACCTATTCTTCAGGTGGAGGAGGTTCTCCATAAGTGGAGCTCTGTGGTTCAAAGGCAGGATGAGAGGAGTGCAGTACGTTCTGTTCAAGAACGAGGACCTTTGCATATTCTTGTTGTTGACGACTCTATCAGTGTGCGAAAAGTTGTTTCCAATTTTATTACTCAGCAAGGTTGGATTCCTGTCGCAGCCCGAAACGGTATTGAGGCTGTAGAAAAAGTACGCGAAGAAAAACCAGACGTTATTCTTCTTGATGTGGAGATGCCGCGAATGAACGGTTTTGAAGTCCTGCAGGCCTTGCAGGCCCAGCCAGAGTACCGTGATATTCCGGTTGCTATGCTCACCTCGAGAAGCGCAGACAAGTACCAAGAAAAGGCTCGGGAATTGGGAGCACGGGGCTTTATGACAAAGCCCTTTAAGGCGGATGAAGTCATCCGTTTTATTCGTAAGGAGACAGCAAATGAACAGGTGTAA
- a CDS encoding chemotaxis protein CheW, whose amino-acid sequence MAVKKKKAVGLKAKTVSVYLEAESIQGRKPVLLFTASQVDEVLAEAHIQPLPFASEYLVGLCAWREQVLPTIDLVRFFGLSSSQNEEGGRYLVVRAVKTHASDQKENIHPAKTMLRCVLKVSDQIISGNIPEGCQAVVPKEQGFASAFVRGLFQGEKELFILPDITAIIHSNSLGGGE is encoded by the coding sequence ATGGCAGTTAAGAAAAAAAAAGCTGTTGGGTTGAAGGCGAAAACAGTTTCTGTGTATTTGGAGGCTGAGTCGATTCAGGGGAGAAAACCTGTTTTGCTTTTTACGGCCAGTCAGGTTGATGAAGTATTGGCTGAGGCCCATATTCAGCCCCTGCCCTTTGCATCAGAGTATCTCGTTGGACTTTGTGCATGGCGAGAACAGGTGCTACCGACAATCGATCTTGTGCGATTTTTCGGGCTAAGCTCCTCGCAAAATGAAGAGGGAGGGCGTTACTTGGTCGTGCGTGCGGTCAAGACACATGCATCAGATCAGAAGGAAAATATTCACCCTGCAAAGACGATGCTGCGTTGTGTTCTCAAGGTCTCGGATCAGATTATCAGCGGAAATATTCCAGAAGGATGTCAAGCCGTTGTTCCAAAAGAGCAAGGTTTTGCTTCGGCTTTTGTTCGAGGTCTCTTTCAGGGGGAGAAGGAATTATTTATTTTGCCTGATATTACGGCAATAATACATTCGAATTCCCTGGGCGGTGGGGAATAA
- a CDS encoding chemotaxis protein CheW — translation MSNDMSGRLGSPSDLAALLYNIDQEITEVVLDYGDGLKKATDEKQQEIGRHICFDLGEMRLAVPLSLVVEVGELEEKVRALPFLPEWVQGVTNIRGEIVSVTDIGLFFNIANRVPKKKNRAYIVIYNGEMKTAVIVDRITATRMLYRKEGTVGQGKPEQTVLSNFLSGSAVYYSGEQEDVVQLFDGEQLLSSIRI, via the coding sequence ATGAGTAACGATATGAGTGGCAGACTAGGCTCTCCTTCTGATCTCGCGGCATTGCTGTACAATATTGATCAGGAAATAACAGAGGTCGTGCTGGACTATGGCGACGGGCTCAAAAAGGCCACTGATGAGAAACAGCAGGAAATTGGAAGGCATATCTGTTTTGATCTTGGTGAGATGCGCTTGGCCGTGCCTCTCTCATTGGTTGTTGAAGTAGGAGAGCTGGAAGAAAAGGTCCGAGCTCTGCCGTTTCTCCCTGAATGGGTTCAAGGGGTGACCAATATCCGCGGAGAAATAGTCTCTGTTACTGATATTGGTCTTTTTTTTAATATCGCTAACAGGGTACCCAAAAAGAAGAATCGTGCATACATCGTTATTTATAACGGCGAGATGAAAACCGCGGTTATTGTCGATCGTATTACTGCTACTCGTATGTTGTATAGAAAGGAAGGGACCGTTGGTCAGGGGAAACCGGAGCAAACGGTTTTGTCCAATTTCTTATCCGGTTCAGCAGTGTATTATTCTGGTGAACAAGAGGACGTGGTCCAGCTTTTTGACGGTGAACAATTACTCTCATCAATACGGATATAA
- a CDS encoding response regulator produces MKKVLLVDDDEMIHEIVDSTLGDYRKIFQISHAYDIKEAVRQVERGDISLVITDLVMPGGDGFQLLSYIQKRHSDIPRIVITSYDLPELKTRLMGKAFQVFKKPLASEELADAIIRGLKTQQKKGDLGKFSVVGIVQLMETEETTCRLDVHNCGEHQDIDQCIENKCPEYKGSLFLVQGKIYDAVCGKLIGEEAVLKLLSMEGVQVSSCTLKGDVVRRVHKSNQNLLINAMIQKDNQHDDAKPETVPQQELLDEGVELCERLELKKAQKKLMAFVRDNRQSAPGWLWLSRSLTELPKIKKALGEAYKCSPKEPRILEDVEKVRLFKSSGKVIRCPFCYAPMEQEAVFCSYCRANALSDSSTLSQIDPYKVERKMVQEAAKRFERVLADEVNPRLLYYAGAAYLNLNDFEKALTYFDLLMPIVHVETKYQNVAGQVREIVEYIASNQKLESGEKEAKNSWHEQKENKEKRLITNRSSCKTILVVEDSPTTRKVIKMTLTSGDFRVVEAADGVEALSRLNEERPDLVLLDIMLPKIDGYRVLSILKKNSDTRDIPVVMLTSKNRIIDKVKGRLSAASAYLTKPFKPAELIDMVNSIIVKDGPNTEQSAEAAAE; encoded by the coding sequence ATGAAAAAGGTATTGTTGGTAGATGACGATGAGATGATTCATGAGATCGTTGACTCTACATTGGGTGATTATAGGAAAATATTTCAAATATCACACGCTTACGATATTAAAGAAGCCGTTAGACAGGTTGAAAGGGGGGATATTTCTCTTGTTATTACTGACCTGGTTATGCCGGGAGGGGATGGTTTTCAGCTTTTATCGTACATTCAAAAGAGACATTCTGATATCCCGAGGATAGTTATTACCTCTTACGACCTTCCTGAGTTGAAGACGAGGTTGATGGGAAAAGCCTTTCAGGTCTTTAAAAAACCGCTTGCCTCTGAAGAACTTGCTGATGCGATTATCAGGGGGTTAAAAACGCAGCAAAAGAAGGGCGATTTGGGGAAGTTTTCCGTTGTCGGCATTGTGCAGCTGATGGAGACGGAGGAGACGACCTGTCGTCTGGATGTGCATAATTGTGGAGAGCATCAGGATATTGATCAATGTATTGAAAATAAATGTCCTGAGTATAAAGGAAGTCTGTTTCTTGTTCAGGGGAAAATCTATGATGCTGTTTGCGGCAAACTGATCGGTGAAGAAGCCGTGCTCAAACTGCTGAGTATGGAAGGTGTTCAGGTCAGTAGCTGCACATTAAAAGGTGATGTGGTCAGAAGGGTGCATAAAAGCAACCAGAATTTACTGATCAACGCCATGATTCAGAAAGATAATCAGCATGATGATGCTAAACCTGAAACGGTCCCTCAACAGGAACTTTTAGATGAAGGTGTTGAGCTTTGTGAACGGCTGGAGCTCAAAAAAGCCCAGAAAAAACTTATGGCCTTTGTTCGCGATAATCGCCAGAGCGCTCCAGGGTGGCTCTGGCTTTCCCGGTCGTTGACAGAGTTGCCAAAAATAAAAAAGGCATTAGGTGAAGCATATAAATGTTCTCCTAAAGAGCCGCGTATTCTTGAGGATGTTGAAAAAGTACGTCTTTTCAAAAGTAGTGGAAAGGTAATCCGCTGTCCTTTTTGTTATGCTCCAATGGAGCAGGAGGCTGTCTTTTGTTCATATTGCAGGGCTAATGCTCTGTCCGACTCTTCAACACTGTCGCAAATTGATCCCTATAAGGTGGAGCGGAAGATGGTTCAGGAGGCGGCGAAACGTTTTGAACGCGTTTTGGCCGATGAGGTCAACCCGAGGCTCCTTTATTATGCAGGGGCCGCTTACCTCAATCTCAATGATTTTGAAAAGGCACTCACCTATTTTGATCTTTTGATGCCCATTGTTCACGTTGAGACTAAATATCAGAATGTTGCAGGTCAGGTTCGTGAAATAGTTGAATATATAGCTTCGAATCAGAAACTTGAATCAGGAGAAAAGGAAGCAAAGAATAGTTGGCACGAGCAGAAAGAAAATAAAGAAAAACGACTGATTACTAACCGTTCTTCCTGTAAAACAATCTTAGTTGTTGAAGATAGTCCGACAACGAGGAAAGTTATTAAAATGACCTTGACCAGCGGTGATTTTCGAGTAGTTGAAGCTGCTGACGGTGTGGAGGCATTAAGCAGGCTGAACGAAGAGCGTCCAGATCTTGTTCTCCTTGATATTATGCTGCCCAAGATTGATGGGTACCGTGTCTTGTCAATCCTTAAAAAGAATAGTGATACAAGAGATATTCCTGTTGTTATGCTGACAAGTAAAAACAGAATAATCGATAAAGTGAAGGGCAGGTTGTCTGCGGCCAGTGCTTATTTGACCAAACCGTTTAAGCCTGCCGAGCTTATAGATATGGTGAACTCTATAATCGTCAAAGACGGCCCGAATACCGAACAATCAGCTGAAGCTGCTGCTGAATGA
- a CDS encoding response regulator, producing MIVDDSPTELKLITDVFNTPEYDVVTAGDGEAGVEMAIAEKPELIILDVVMPKMNGFQACRKIKSTPGLENIPVILLTSKNQKSDEFWGKKQGADVYLTKPFNTDEVLEAVTSLLS from the coding sequence TTGATTGTTGATGACAGTCCAACAGAGCTTAAACTGATAACCGATGTGTTCAATACACCTGAATATGACGTTGTCACGGCCGGAGACGGAGAAGCTGGTGTTGAAATGGCAATAGCGGAAAAACCAGAGCTGATTATTCTTGATGTTGTGATGCCCAAAATGAATGGATTTCAGGCGTGTCGAAAGATTAAATCTACTCCTGGATTAGAGAATATTCCGGTTATTTTGCTAACCAGCAAAAATCAGAAGTCAGATGAGTTTTGGGGGAAAAAACAGGGCGCTGACGTGTACCTGACAAAACCTTTTAATACCGACGAGGTATTGGAGGCGGTAACGAGCCTCCTCTCCTGA